From one Rhizobium sp. CIAT894 genomic stretch:
- a CDS encoding lytic transglycosylase domain-containing protein has product MKNMIVGAATCVGMLLAGYSFASANDDWGVRAQTIPLKTVDRQSGYAMPDFSASIPYAALINKYAAEYNVPVALAQAVVRVESNFNPKARGSAGEIGLMQIKPATARMMGYAGTRKGLFDPETNIKYGMKYLAAAHQLGGGQTCNTILKYNAGHAATRMNPVSKTYCGKVLAMLD; this is encoded by the coding sequence ATGAAGAATATGATTGTTGGTGCTGCGACATGCGTTGGCATGCTGCTGGCGGGATATAGCTTTGCCTCGGCAAACGATGACTGGGGCGTCAGGGCGCAAACCATCCCGCTGAAAACCGTCGATCGCCAGAGCGGCTATGCCATGCCCGATTTCTCCGCCAGCATTCCCTATGCTGCACTGATCAACAAATATGCGGCTGAATACAACGTGCCGGTCGCACTTGCCCAGGCCGTCGTGCGGGTCGAGAGCAACTTCAATCCGAAGGCACGCGGCAGCGCCGGCGAAATCGGCCTGATGCAGATCAAGCCGGCGACGGCGCGGATGATGGGCTATGCCGGCACGCGGAAGGGCCTGTTCGATCCCGAGACCAACATCAAATACGGCATGAAATACCTGGCGGCCGCCCATCAGCTCGGCGGCGGACAGACCTGCAACACCATCCTGAAATACAATGCCGGCCATGCCGCAACCCGCATGAACCCGGTGTCGAAGACCTATTGCGGCAAGGTCCTGGCGATGCTCGACTGA
- a CDS encoding FAD-binding oxidoreductase yields MAVDFRFIIIGRGMMGAAAARHLSSMADGIALIGPREPEERKAHHGVFASHYDEARITRTFDGNLAWGTFAARALERYREIEARSGISFYSEVGCLFAGPTPKDEQDYINRALTVSRTLGSDIETIAPSQLRERFSYLSVDPDFTGYFERKRAGHINPRALVQAQARLAEQGGVSLIEATVTLVRDVGSHVEVTAGDRRYSAERVLVAAGGFSNFHALLPRPVDSRVMARTVVFYEIGEREMAVFGDMPSTIVLGDREEDHIYILPPVRYPDGKTYLKLGGDTEGLSFGRLEDAGAWFRSDGSAAERDHLCRLALQLMPALAGCPVTSAPCVANFTSTGYPYIGFTQSPRVAVLTGGNFVAAKSSDELGRLGALLLAEGALEDKDFGGELTPVFS; encoded by the coding sequence ATGGCAGTCGACTTCAGGTTCATCATCATCGGACGCGGCATGATGGGTGCCGCTGCCGCACGCCACCTCTCGTCGATGGCCGACGGCATTGCGTTGATCGGCCCGCGCGAGCCGGAAGAGCGAAAGGCCCATCACGGCGTCTTCGCCAGTCATTACGACGAAGCCCGCATCACCCGCACCTTCGACGGCAATCTGGCCTGGGGAACCTTCGCCGCCCGCGCGCTCGAGCGCTACCGCGAGATCGAGGCGAGGAGCGGCATTTCCTTTTATTCCGAGGTCGGCTGCCTCTTTGCCGGTCCGACGCCAAAGGATGAGCAGGACTATATCAACCGGGCGCTGACGGTCAGCCGGACGCTCGGCAGCGATATCGAGACCATCGCGCCGTCGCAACTTCGCGAACGTTTTTCCTATCTTTCCGTCGATCCCGATTTCACAGGATATTTCGAGCGCAAGCGCGCCGGCCACATCAACCCGCGGGCGCTGGTGCAGGCGCAGGCGAGGCTTGCCGAACAGGGTGGCGTCTCGCTGATCGAGGCCACCGTGACATTGGTGCGCGACGTCGGTTCCCATGTCGAGGTGACGGCCGGCGACAGACGTTACAGCGCTGAGCGCGTGCTGGTCGCTGCCGGCGGTTTCAGCAATTTTCATGCCCTGCTGCCGCGTCCTGTCGATAGCAGGGTCATGGCGCGCACGGTCGTCTTCTATGAAATAGGTGAGCGCGAGATGGCGGTCTTCGGCGATATGCCATCGACCATCGTGCTCGGCGACCGGGAGGAGGATCATATCTATATCTTGCCGCCGGTGCGTTATCCTGACGGCAAGACCTATCTGAAGCTTGGTGGCGACACCGAGGGGCTTTCCTTTGGCAGGCTGGAGGATGCCGGCGCATGGTTCCGTTCGGACGGCAGCGCCGCCGAGCGCGATCATCTCTGCCGCCTCGCCCTGCAACTGATGCCGGCGCTTGCCGGCTGCCCGGTCACTTCTGCGCCGTGCGTGGCGAATTTCACTTCGACCGGCTATCCCTATATCGGGTTCACGCAATCGCCGCGCGTCGCGGTGCTGACCGGCGGCAATTTCGTCGCGGCAAAATCCTCCGACGAACTCGGGCGGCTGGGAGCGTTGCTTCTGGCGGAGGGCGCGCTTGAAGACAAGGACTTCGGCGGCGAGTTGACGCCCGTCTTTTCTTGA
- a CDS encoding N-acetylmuramoyl-L-alanine amidase: MTSFEADFRSARVQPSPNHGERADGRRPDMVLLHYTGMPTADSALDWLCRAESQVSSHYFVHENGEVVQLVPETRRAWHAGKSSWHGETDINSLSIGIEIANAGHPGGLPDYPKEQIAAVIELCRDCVKRWSIAPERVLGHSDVAPVRKVDPGEKFPWAELHRAGIGHWVEPATIAGGRFFQRGDAGQPVEALQSMLSLYGYGTEITSQFSEKTAGDVEAFQRHFRPERVDGIADFSTIDTLHRLLSALPRYS; the protein is encoded by the coding sequence ATGACCTCGTTCGAGGCCGACTTCAGAAGCGCCCGTGTGCAGCCTTCTCCGAACCATGGCGAGCGGGCGGACGGGCGTCGTCCAGACATGGTCCTGTTGCACTACACCGGCATGCCGACGGCAGACAGCGCGCTCGACTGGCTCTGCCGCGCGGAGAGCCAGGTCTCCAGCCATTATTTCGTGCATGAGAATGGTGAAGTGGTGCAGCTGGTGCCGGAAACGCGCCGAGCGTGGCACGCGGGAAAGAGCAGCTGGCACGGCGAAACGGATATCAATTCGCTGTCGATCGGCATCGAGATCGCCAATGCCGGCCATCCCGGCGGGCTTCCCGACTATCCGAAAGAGCAGATCGCCGCGGTGATCGAATTGTGTCGCGACTGTGTCAAACGTTGGTCGATCGCGCCGGAACGGGTCCTTGGGCATTCCGATGTCGCCCCTGTTCGTAAGGTCGATCCGGGCGAAAAGTTCCCCTGGGCCGAGCTCCACCGGGCGGGCATCGGACATTGGGTCGAGCCGGCAACAATCGCCGGTGGGCGCTTCTTCCAGCGGGGTGATGCCGGCCAGCCCGTCGAAGCGCTGCAGTCGATGCTGTCGCTCTATGGTTATGGCACTGAGATCACAAGCCAATTTTCCGAAAAGACGGCGGGCGACGTGGAAGCTTTCCAGCGCCACTTCCGGCCCGAACGGGTCGATGGAATCGCCGATTTCTCGACGATCGACACGCTGCACCGGCTGCTGTCGGCGCTGCCGCGTTATTCCTGA